From Paenarthrobacter sp. A20:
TCTTCGGAAAGAACGAACGTGTTGGCGAAGATGAAGTCGTTCCAGATGAAGATACTGTTCACCAACACCACGGTGACCACCGTGTTGAGGGACAGCGGCAGGGTGATCAGGCCAAAGATCCTGTACGGGCCAGCCCCATCCAGTGATGCTGCCTCGTAGGTTTCCCGCGGAATGTATTCGAAGAAGGACGAGAAAAGGTAGATGGACATCGGCAGGGCGAAACCGGCCAGCGGAATGATCATCGACTGGTAGGTGTCCAGCAGGTTCACGGCGGAGTAGTCGATGAACAGCGGGACCAAAGCGATCTGGACGGGAACAATGATCCCGATCAGGAAGAGGCCCCGGACCAATTTGCTGAGGCGGAACCCAAGGACCTGGATGGCGTAGGCGGCCATCATGCCGAACAAGACAATGAGGATGTTGGCGCCCATGGTGACGATGAAACTGTTCAGGATGTTCCGCCCGAGGTCACCGGTTTCGAAGGCCCGGGCGTAGTTCTCCCAGGTCAAGGAGCTGGGAAGCGCGAACGGATCACCCGTGGCAAAGTCGTGTTCTGTCCGCAGGCTGGTCAGGAACAGCCAGGCGAGCGGGTAGACCTGGACGATCACGATGAGCATGATCAGGACCCGCGAGAGCGTTCGGTACAAGCTTGGCTTCCGCCGCCGTCGCTGATGAACCGGGGAAGACGGAGCCGAAGCGCGCGGAGTAGCCGGTGCTGTCTGGGTGATCATTAATCTGCCTTCCGCTTGAGCATGAACAAGATGAGGCCGACGGCGACGAGGCACTCGATCACGATGAAGACGGAGATGGTGCTTGCGTAGCCAAAATCCGTGCTGGTGAAGGCTGTCTTGTACATATAGGTAGTGAGCAGCTCGGAGGATTGTCCCGGGCCGCCATTGGTCATGAGGTAGGGGATGTCGAAGCCCCGCAAGCCGTACGTGGTGGCCATGATGGTGGTGGTAATCCAGACGGGTCGTATGTAGGGGAAGCGGATCTTGGTGAAGAGCGTCCACTTCGAAGCGCCGTCCAGGACCGCGGCTTCTTCGAGTTCCTTGGGCACGGCGATCAGTGCCGCGTAAATGATGAGCATGTAAAGCCCGGTGAACCGCCATCCTTCCGGGGCGGACACGGCGGCCAGGACGGTGTTGACGTCGGACAACCAGGCCCGTTCAAAGGAACCCAGCCCCACCCAGTGCAGCAGCTGGTTCAGCAGTCCGACTGGATCAATGGAGTAGATACGGACGAAGAGGAACGCAATGGCGACCGTGGAGATCACGGCAGGAAGCAAATACAGGGTCTTGATCAGTTCACGTCCCCGGCGCAGGGAAGTGAGCAGGCTGGCGACAACCAGTGCACCGCCCAATTGCAGGACCAAGCAAATGGCCAGGTAGATGAGGGCGTTGAAGAAGGAGCGCCAGAAGATGTCATCAGCAGTCAGCATTCGGACGTAGTTGGCAAGACCTACGAACTCCATGTCGCTGATGCCGTTCCAGGAGAAAAAGCTCAGGAACAGGGATTGAAGAATCGGGAAGAGGACAGCTGCGCAGTAGAGCAGCAGGGGTGGGAGCAGGAAAACCAGGACTGAGGTCCTTGACCTGTTGGGAAGCATGGTGGGCCTTTCGGGCGGGGGCCTTATCGGCCCCCGCCGCTTCGGTTTACTTGAAGAACTTGGGCGCGTTCTGCTTGATGGCGTCGTCCATGGTCTTGGTGAACTGTTCGGGCGTGATGTTGCCTTGGACCAGGAGGACGAGCTCTTGTTGCAGGCGCCCGTTGGTGGTGGGATCCAGCTGGGTGTCCCACGGCATGGCTTGCTTCTCCCCGAGTGTGTTGGCCGTTTCGAGTGCCTTCTTATACAACGGGGTGGCGTTCGCGGGGACGGTCGTCTGCACATTGGTGGTGGGGGAGAGCGCTCCGGTGGCCGCGTATTCTGCCGGGTACTTCTCCAAAGCAAACTTCA
This genomic window contains:
- a CDS encoding carbohydrate ABC transporter permease, with the translated sequence MITQTAPATPRASAPSSPVHQRRRRKPSLYRTLSRVLIMLIVIVQVYPLAWLFLTSLRTEHDFATGDPFALPSSLTWENYARAFETGDLGRNILNSFIVTMGANILIVLFGMMAAYAIQVLGFRLSKLVRGLFLIGIIVPVQIALVPLFIDYSAVNLLDTYQSMIIPLAGFALPMSIYLFSSFFEYIPRETYEAASLDGAGPYRIFGLITLPLSLNTVVTVVLVNSIFIWNDFIFANTFVLSEDLKTIPLGLQNYIGAMGKVDWTATFAAVCVTITPLLLVFLVLNKAMIQGLESGANKG
- a CDS encoding carbohydrate ABC transporter permease: MLPNRSRTSVLVFLLPPLLLYCAAVLFPILQSLFLSFFSWNGISDMEFVGLANYVRMLTADDIFWRSFFNALIYLAICLVLQLGGALVVASLLTSLRRGRELIKTLYLLPAVISTVAIAFLFVRIYSIDPVGLLNQLLHWVGLGSFERAWLSDVNTVLAAVSAPEGWRFTGLYMLIIYAALIAVPKELEEAAVLDGASKWTLFTKIRFPYIRPVWITTTIMATTYGLRGFDIPYLMTNGGPGQSSELLTTYMYKTAFTSTDFGYASTISVFIVIECLVAVGLILFMLKRKAD